A single genomic interval of Alistipes sp. ZOR0009 harbors:
- a CDS encoding thymidine kinase yields MFLEKSLNSRSSVGWIEVVCGSMFSGKTEELIRRLKRAKIANQRVEIFKPEIDTRYSTNEVVSHDSNAIRSTPVSNSGNILLLCGDVDVVGIDEAQFFDLGLVDVCNQLANQGVRVIVAGLDMDYKGKPFGPIPSLMATAEYVTKVHAICVKCGNLAQHSHRTVVNDKLVVLGEKDTYEPLCRDCYNEANAINQM; encoded by the coding sequence ATGTTTTTGGAAAAATCGTTAAACAGCAGATCATCAGTTGGCTGGATAGAAGTAGTTTGTGGCTCCATGTTTTCGGGCAAAACGGAAGAACTTATCCGCAGGCTTAAGCGAGCCAAAATAGCCAACCAACGGGTTGAAATCTTCAAACCGGAGATTGACACCCGCTACTCTACCAACGAGGTCGTATCGCACGATTCGAACGCCATCCGTTCGACACCCGTATCCAACTCGGGCAACATCCTGCTCCTTTGTGGCGATGTAGATGTGGTAGGAATTGATGAAGCGCAGTTTTTCGATTTGGGATTGGTAGATGTCTGCAACCAGCTGGCCAACCAGGGCGTTCGTGTCATTGTTGCCGGGTTAGACATGGACTACAAGGGCAAACCCTTTGGCCCCATCCCCTCGCTTATGGCAACCGCCGAATATGTAACAAAAGTTCACGCCATTTGCGTCAAATGCGGTAACTTAGCACAACACTCGCACAGAACCGTTGTTAACGACAAGCTGGTAGTTTTAGGCGAAAAAGACACCTACGAACCACTTTGCCGCGATTGCTACAACGAGGCAAATGCGATCAACCAGATGTAA
- a CDS encoding bifunctional UDP-N-acetylmuramoyl-tripeptide:D-alanyl-D-alanine ligase/alanine racemase codes for MSTYTLKDIALATGGKLVGDANAAVSHLLIDSRGGIPPKMSIFFAIQGAHHDGHKFIEELYHKGLRNFVAVQSALPNVKALPEANFIFVDDTLDALQSLATFHRRRFSYPVVAITGSNGKTIVKEWASQMMHGEKKVVRSPRSYNSQVGVPLSIWLMGPENDVAIFEAGISKPSEMHRLERMLLPDIGIITNIGAAHQENFNTVKDKLQEKLELFRHCSVIIYQQDQKIVDEEIRNIPTKGKQLFTWGTSETATLRILSQEEGLQTKLTLLFAAEQFDVVVPFADDASIENAMHTISLMLVLGFTADFIAERIHKLIPVAMRLEQKEGINGSTIINDSYNSDISSLTIALNLLNNQKFDKRTLILSDIFQSGKRNEELYAEVAALVKEKRINRIIGIGSAISANADKFEEVEKRFYSSTDDFLHSYHKEDFANEAILLKGSRSFQFERISRQLERQIHQTVLEINLNALIHNLNHFRSVVKPTTKMVAMVKAFSYGSGFYEIASILQYHRVDYLAVAFADEGVELREAGITMPIIVLNAEPGSFDLMINYNLEPEIYSHTALRRFSESAIKAGVTDYPIHVKLDTGMHRLGFIEMDLPLLIAHLKSDERLKVSSIFSHLAASDELVHDDFTKGQIDLFARLSSRITDELGYAINRHILNSAGIERFPEAEFDMVRLGIGLYGISAVDTSKLEVVSTLRSTIVQIKDIPANESVGYGRKGWVNEPKRTATIPIGYADGLNRKLSNGVGKILVKGQLAPIIGNICMDTCMIDVTGIDVKEGDEVTIFGQNPTITDIASWIGTIPYEILTSISRRVKRIYIQE; via the coding sequence ATGTCTACCTACACACTTAAGGATATTGCCCTTGCCACTGGCGGCAAGCTTGTGGGCGATGCAAATGCAGCCGTATCGCATCTGCTTATCGACAGCAGAGGTGGCATTCCGCCTAAGATGTCCATCTTTTTTGCCATCCAAGGCGCCCACCACGACGGGCATAAGTTTATCGAGGAGCTGTACCATAAGGGCCTCCGAAACTTTGTAGCGGTACAGTCGGCGCTGCCCAACGTAAAGGCTTTACCAGAGGCCAACTTCATATTTGTTGACGACACGCTGGACGCACTGCAGTCGCTGGCCACCTTCCACCGCCGCCGCTTCAGCTACCCCGTAGTTGCCATTACCGGCAGCAACGGCAAGACCATCGTTAAGGAGTGGGCATCGCAGATGATGCACGGAGAGAAGAAGGTAGTCCGCAGCCCGCGCAGCTACAACTCGCAGGTGGGTGTTCCGCTCTCCATCTGGCTGATGGGCCCCGAAAACGATGTGGCCATATTCGAAGCCGGCATTTCCAAACCCTCAGAGATGCATCGGCTCGAGCGCATGCTCCTCCCCGATATCGGCATCATCACCAACATCGGTGCTGCGCATCAGGAAAACTTCAACACGGTAAAAGACAAGCTGCAGGAAAAGCTCGAGCTCTTTAGGCACTGCAGCGTAATCATCTACCAGCAAGACCAGAAGATAGTAGACGAAGAAATTCGCAACATACCAACCAAGGGAAAGCAGCTGTTTACATGGGGAACCTCCGAAACGGCTACCCTTCGCATCCTCAGCCAGGAGGAGGGGCTACAAACAAAGCTAACCCTCCTTTTTGCGGCCGAACAGTTCGACGTGGTAGTTCCATTTGCCGACGACGCCTCCATCGAAAATGCGATGCACACCATCTCGCTGATGCTGGTGCTGGGCTTCACCGCCGACTTTATTGCCGAACGCATCCACAAGCTAATACCGGTGGCCATGCGCCTCGAGCAGAAGGAGGGCATCAACGGATCGACCATCATTAACGACAGCTACAACTCCGACATCAGCTCGCTAACCATCGCCCTTAACCTGCTTAACAACCAGAAATTCGACAAGCGAACCCTCATCCTTTCCGACATCTTCCAAAGCGGAAAGCGCAACGAGGAGCTCTACGCCGAGGTGGCTGCACTGGTAAAAGAGAAGCGGATAAACCGGATAATCGGCATCGGATCGGCCATAAGCGCCAACGCCGACAAGTTCGAGGAGGTAGAAAAGCGCTTCTACTCCAGCACCGACGACTTCCTGCACTCGTACCACAAGGAAGATTTTGCCAACGAGGCCATCCTGCTAAAGGGGAGCCGCAGCTTTCAGTTCGAGCGCATATCGCGCCAGCTCGAAAGGCAAATCCACCAAACGGTACTGGAGATAAATCTCAACGCCCTTATCCATAACCTCAACCACTTTAGGTCGGTTGTAAAGCCCACCACCAAAATGGTGGCCATGGTTAAGGCCTTCTCCTACGGCAGCGGATTCTACGAAATTGCCAGCATCCTTCAGTACCATCGGGTAGACTACCTGGCCGTTGCCTTTGCCGACGAGGGGGTGGAGCTCCGCGAGGCTGGCATCACCATGCCCATCATCGTGCTGAATGCCGAACCCGGGTCGTTCGACCTGATGATAAACTACAACCTCGAACCCGAGATATACAGCCACACCGCCCTGCGCCGCTTCAGCGAATCGGCCATCAAGGCTGGCGTTACCGACTACCCCATCCACGTTAAGCTCGATACGGGCATGCACCGCCTAGGGTTTATAGAGATGGATTTGCCGCTGCTGATTGCCCACCTTAAAAGCGACGAGCGACTAAAGGTTTCGAGCATCTTCTCGCACCTTGCCGCCAGCGACGAGCTGGTGCACGACGACTTTACCAAAGGGCAAATCGACCTATTTGCCCGCCTATCTAGCCGCATAACCGACGAGCTGGGGTACGCCATCAACCGCCACATCCTCAACTCGGCCGGAATCGAACGCTTCCCCGAAGCCGAGTTTGACATGGTACGCTTGGGGATTGGTCTCTACGGCATTAGCGCTGTAGACACCTCGAAGCTGGAGGTGGTAAGCACCCTGCGCTCTACCATCGTTCAGATAAAAGACATCCCAGCCAACGAGTCGGTTGGGTACGGGCGTAAGGGCTGGGTAAACGAGCCCAAGCGCACCGCCACCATCCCTATTGGCTACGCCGACGGCCTAAACCGAAAGCTAAGCAACGGGGTTGGCAAGATACTGGTTAAAGGGCAGCTCGCCCCCATAATCGGAAACATCTGCATGGATACCTGCATGATTGACGTAACCGGCATTGACGTAAAAGAGGGCGACGAGGTTACCATTTTTGGACAAAATCCGACCATCACCGACATTGCCAGCTGGATAGGCACCATACCGTACGAGATACTTACCAGCATTTCGCGGCGGGTTAAGAGAATATACATTCAGGAATAA
- a CDS encoding DUF6261 family protein produces the protein MKTVNFTTNPAYQLSNVQYSQFMRDMLHHLGLINKAEMTDEELNQLIATLTTLLGDFDKVMKIISKSILTNDVEELDAVRDVSVRALRQAVKTELLSADPAVLQAARSVEILMASYGAIARLLVEEETRAIDSVVTQLESAKYQPLVQLLGIGSKVVRLKTDNEAFKAKYSERTEEYIAKNASNNRELRLKMGETYKLLCDYVLTMARLEKGALYDKVVSTINTIRTQYNAQVGRSGERKAGEEKS, from the coding sequence ATGAAAACAGTTAATTTCACAACAAATCCAGCTTATCAGCTCTCGAATGTACAATACTCCCAGTTTATGCGCGATATGCTGCACCACCTAGGGCTTATCAACAAGGCGGAGATGACTGACGAGGAGCTAAACCAGCTTATTGCTACGCTAACTACCCTGCTGGGCGATTTTGACAAGGTGATGAAGATAATTTCGAAGAGCATCCTAACCAACGATGTTGAGGAGCTCGATGCGGTACGAGATGTAAGCGTCCGGGCGTTGCGGCAGGCGGTAAAAACGGAGCTGCTATCGGCTGATCCTGCGGTGCTGCAGGCTGCCCGTTCGGTGGAGATTCTGATGGCCTCCTACGGTGCCATTGCTCGGCTGTTAGTGGAGGAGGAGACGCGCGCTATCGATTCCGTAGTTACCCAGCTCGAAAGCGCCAAGTACCAACCGTTGGTGCAGCTGCTGGGCATTGGTAGCAAGGTGGTCCGTCTAAAAACCGACAACGAGGCGTTTAAAGCAAAGTATTCCGAGCGTACCGAGGAGTATATTGCCAAGAATGCCTCCAACAACCGCGAGCTGCGGCTTAAGATGGGCGAAACCTACAAGCTACTTTGCGACTATGTTTTAACAATGGCTCGTCTCGAAAAGGGGGCGTTGTACGACAAGGTGGTAAGCACCATTAACACCATCCGCACGCAGTACAACGCGCAGGTAGGCCGTTCGGGCGAGAGAAAGGCTGGGGAGGAGAAGAGCTAG
- a CDS encoding type II toxin-antitoxin system antitoxin SocA domain-containing protein gives MTSIDIKKDCFEYSIDKFIDWYKEINPEKPEGWKTDFTKLKLIKLNFFLSAVNAKEDSDGLLNIFDNYFAMPYGHVESDVYSSIADLTRYNIGNTGTDLKPGANVTFNTIEHQEEIDRAIESLKRENKDLINYGAFKLVELSHQWYSWINMFNLAKMRGDKSIAIPSSLIKNESKIFKLEYASF, from the coding sequence ATGACAAGTATAGACATCAAAAAAGACTGTTTTGAATATTCTATTGACAAATTTATAGACTGGTACAAGGAGATAAACCCAGAAAAACCAGAGGGTTGGAAAACAGACTTTACTAAGTTAAAACTTATCAAACTTAACTTCTTCCTTTCAGCAGTCAATGCAAAAGAAGACAGCGATGGTCTATTAAATATTTTTGACAACTACTTTGCTATGCCTTATGGGCATGTTGAGAGTGATGTATATAGCTCTATCGCTGATTTAACTAGATATAATATTGGCAATACAGGAACGGATTTAAAACCTGGTGCTAATGTTACTTTCAATACAATAGAACATCAAGAAGAAATTGACAGAGCAATTGAATCTTTAAAAAGAGAGAATAAAGATTTGATCAACTATGGTGCTTTTAAACTGGTAGAACTTAGCCACCAATGGTATTCTTGGATTAACATGTTCAATCTTGCGAAGATGCGAGGTGATAAAAGTATCGCAATTCCCAGTAGCCTAATCAAAAATGAATCTAAAATTTTCAAATTAGAATATGCCTCTTTTTAG
- the ispE gene encoding 4-(cytidine 5'-diphospho)-2-C-methyl-D-erythritol kinase, whose translation MVVFPNAKINLGLYVTEKRPDGFHNLETLFYPVPWRDALEAVPANGEEATFTGSGLVVDVEPEKNLVMRAYRLLQREFSLPNLDIYLHKAIPFGAGLGGGSADAAQMLVMLNHLYKLGLSEVRLAEYAATLGSDCPFFIYNRPMLATGRGEVLSPVDFSLKGYTIVLVKPSFGISTPEAFAGIQPKKPSASIAETVAQPIETWRGTLLNDFEPHLFEKYPLLADIKQQLYDRGAAYAAMSGSGSTIFGIFRSDVSFEMAGCTVFKAEL comes from the coding sequence ATGGTTGTATTTCCTAACGCCAAGATAAACCTTGGACTGTATGTAACCGAGAAACGTCCCGATGGATTCCATAACCTCGAAACGCTATTTTACCCCGTTCCGTGGCGCGATGCGCTTGAGGCTGTTCCGGCCAACGGGGAGGAGGCTACCTTTACGGGATCTGGGCTGGTGGTAGATGTGGAGCCTGAGAAGAACCTGGTGATGCGCGCCTACCGTTTGCTGCAGCGGGAGTTCAGCCTGCCCAACCTGGATATTTACCTGCACAAGGCAATCCCTTTTGGTGCGGGGCTTGGTGGAGGATCTGCTGATGCCGCGCAGATGCTGGTAATGCTCAACCATCTTTACAAGCTGGGCCTGTCGGAGGTGCGGCTGGCCGAATACGCCGCCACGCTCGGAAGCGATTGCCCTTTTTTCATCTACAACCGTCCGATGCTGGCCACCGGGCGTGGAGAAGTTCTTTCTCCCGTCGATTTTTCGTTAAAGGGCTATACGATTGTGCTGGTAAAGCCATCGTTTGGCATTAGTACGCCCGAGGCGTTTGCCGGTATCCAACCCAAAAAACCATCAGCCTCCATTGCGGAGACGGTTGCCCAGCCAATTGAGACGTGGAGGGGCACGCTGCTCAACGATTTTGAGCCGCACCTATTCGAGAAGTATCCGTTGCTGGCCGATATCAAGCAGCAGCTTTACGATCGGGGGGCCGCATATGCCGCCATGTCGGGTAGTGGCTCCACTATCTTTGGCATATTCAGGTCGGATGTTTCCTTCGAGATGGCTGGATGTACGGTTTTTAAAGCGGAGCTGTAG
- the cmk gene encoding (d)CMP kinase produces MSNRQVVIAIDGYSSCGKSTFAKAIAKKLGYAYIDSGAMYRATTLYGLQNGAFDAEGTLNSTKLIQALPQITITFKFNNEKSRNETYLNGTCVEDEIRTIAIADKVSRVAEIAEVREQMVLLQQQMGQEKGIVMDGRDIGTVVFPDAEFKIFMTADPAIRAQRRYDELKAKGETVDIKEVEENIRKRDYIDENREVSPLRKADDALVLDNSHITVEQQMKWVEEHLNRILEK; encoded by the coding sequence ATGAGCAATAGACAGGTTGTAATCGCTATCGACGGTTACTCATCGTGCGGCAAAAGCACATTCGCAAAAGCAATAGCGAAAAAGTTGGGATATGCCTACATCGATAGCGGCGCAATGTACAGAGCAACCACCCTATACGGGCTACAGAATGGCGCATTTGATGCTGAAGGAACGCTGAACAGCACAAAGCTAATACAAGCATTACCACAAATAACCATAACCTTTAAGTTTAACAACGAAAAAAGTCGCAACGAAACCTACCTAAACGGCACCTGCGTGGAAGACGAAATACGCACCATTGCCATTGCCGACAAGGTGAGCCGTGTGGCCGAGATTGCCGAAGTACGCGAACAGATGGTTCTGCTTCAGCAGCAGATGGGCCAGGAAAAAGGCATTGTTATGGATGGTAGAGATATTGGTACCGTAGTATTCCCCGATGCCGAGTTTAAGATATTCATGACCGCCGACCCGGCTATCCGCGCGCAGCGCCGCTACGACGAGCTAAAGGCAAAAGGCGAAACGGTAGACATCAAGGAGGTGGAGGAAAACATCCGCAAGCGCGACTACATCGACGAGAACCGCGAGGTAAGCCCTCTACGCAAAGCCGACGATGCGCTGGTGCTAGACAACAGCCATATCACCGTAGAGCAGCAAATGAAATGGGTGGAAGAGCATTTAAATCGAATTTTAGAAAAGTAG
- a CDS encoding 4-hydroxy-3-methylbut-2-enyl diphosphate reductase gives MVVTVDDKSGFCFGVTNAIGKAEEILASESELYCLGEIVHNDVEVSRLADKGLVTIDHNLLKNINNRKVLIRAHGEPPTTYQQAKANGLEIIDASCPVVLKLQERIRKSYATALQNGGQIVIYGKKGHAEVNGLVGQTENSAIVVESINDIDAIDFGKPICLYSQTTKSIEGFKALKAEIERRIAETGSDLSTFESHDTICRQVANRQPQLMQFAKTNDVIIFVSGKKSSNGKVLYEVCRSQNEQTYMVEDESEIESSWFNQAQSVGICGATSTPRWLMERVAQHIREIKL, from the coding sequence ATGGTAGTAACGGTTGATGACAAGTCGGGATTTTGCTTTGGAGTTACCAACGCTATTGGTAAGGCCGAGGAAATTCTCGCATCCGAAAGCGAGCTGTACTGCCTAGGCGAAATTGTCCACAACGACGTGGAGGTAAGCCGGCTTGCCGATAAAGGGCTTGTAACCATCGACCACAACCTGCTAAAAAATATCAACAATCGTAAGGTGCTCATCCGTGCTCACGGAGAACCTCCTACTACCTACCAGCAAGCCAAAGCCAACGGGCTGGAGATCATAGACGCCTCCTGCCCCGTGGTGCTTAAGCTGCAGGAGCGTATCCGCAAAAGCTACGCTACGGCCCTGCAAAACGGAGGGCAAATTGTAATCTACGGAAAGAAAGGCCACGCAGAGGTTAACGGCCTTGTTGGACAAACAGAAAATAGCGCCATCGTTGTAGAGAGCATCAACGATATCGACGCTATTGACTTTGGGAAGCCAATATGCCTATATTCGCAAACAACAAAGAGCATCGAGGGCTTTAAGGCACTCAAGGCCGAAATTGAACGGCGCATTGCCGAAACAGGCAGCGATCTTTCCACGTTTGAATCGCACGACACCATCTGCCGGCAGGTTGCCAACCGCCAACCTCAGCTGATGCAGTTTGCCAAGACAAACGACGTCATCATCTTTGTAAGCGGGAAGAAGAGCTCGAACGGCAAGGTGCTTTACGAGGTATGCCGATCGCAAAACGAGCAAACCTACATGGTGGAAGACGAAAGCGAAATTGAGAGCAGCTGGTTTAACCAAGCACAAAGCGTGGGTATTTGTGGAGCAACATCAACCCCGCGCTGGCTAATGGAGAGAGTTGCCCAGCATATAAGAGAAATCAAACTATAA
- the pfkA gene encoding 6-phosphofructokinase, with translation MAKIKKLAVLTSGGDAPGMNVAIRAVVRTAIYNGLEVVGVKEGYSGMINNDFIPMASKNVSDIISKGGTILKTARCEEFRTKEGRQIAYDNAKAQGIDALVVIGGDGSFQGAKLFSEEFDIPTVGIPGTIDNDLFGTDSTIGYDTALNTVIDAIDKIRDTATSHKRMFFVEVMGRDAGFLALRSGIGSGAEAILIPEVHTPYEKLKTYLNDKTKGHKSSSIVIVAEGAEGMKEGGVFKLAERVKADYPELDIRVSVLGHMQRGGAPSAFDRVLASQLGRAAVEALLDAQQSIMVGIQNNKVTHVPFNQAIKNKKSVNLDLLALSEILSI, from the coding sequence ATGGCAAAAATTAAAAAACTCGCAGTTCTTACTTCAGGAGGCGACGCCCCAGGAATGAACGTAGCTATTCGTGCGGTTGTTCGCACTGCCATCTATAACGGACTAGAAGTTGTTGGCGTAAAAGAGGGATACTCTGGAATGATCAACAACGATTTTATCCCAATGGCGTCAAAAAATGTGAGCGACATCATATCTAAGGGTGGAACAATTCTTAAGACTGCTCGATGCGAAGAGTTTCGTACCAAAGAAGGCCGCCAGATAGCTTACGACAACGCCAAGGCACAAGGCATCGACGCGCTTGTGGTTATCGGTGGTGATGGTAGCTTTCAAGGAGCAAAGCTTTTCTCTGAAGAATTTGACATTCCTACTGTAGGTATCCCAGGAACTATCGACAACGACCTATTCGGAACCGACTCTACCATTGGATACGACACGGCACTAAACACCGTTATCGATGCTATTGATAAAATTCGCGACACAGCAACATCGCACAAGCGTATGTTCTTTGTGGAGGTAATGGGTCGTGATGCTGGCTTCCTTGCACTACGTAGCGGTATCGGATCTGGCGCAGAGGCTATCCTTATTCCAGAAGTCCACACCCCATACGAAAAACTAAAAACCTACCTTAACGACAAAACCAAAGGACACAAAAGCAGCTCTATCGTAATTGTTGCCGAAGGTGCCGAAGGTATGAAGGAAGGTGGCGTATTTAAGCTTGCCGAGCGCGTTAAGGCCGACTACCCAGAGCTGGATATTCGCGTATCTGTTCTTGGCCATATGCAACGTGGAGGCGCCCCCTCTGCATTCGACCGCGTACTTGCTAGCCAGCTAGGCCGTGCTGCTGTAGAAGCACTTCTTGATGCGCAGCAATCTATCATGGTGGGAATTCAGAACAACAAAGTTACCCACGTTCCCTTCAATCAAGCCATCAAAAACAAGAAGAGCGTCAACTTAGATCTTCTAGCGCTGTCGGAGATCCTATCTATCTAG
- a CDS encoding beta-N-acetylhexosaminidase produces MKKMLLAMALIGTVLQGSAQASSESNIDPKIQALGLIPLPTSVNVKEGKLALSHKVTIAASSKDEKNVSSFITSFLKGKGVAATNTSKKGTITLKINKTADSRFGNEGYALTVTGAGVTITANAGAGLFYGAQTFMQLFPVGQSATIPQLEIVDNPTFKWRGMMLDVARHMMPVEFIKQYIDMLAQYKINTFHWHLTDDQGWRIEIKKYPKLTQISSKRKGTLVGWYGDYPSMNDFKFDGKEYGGYYTQEQVKEIVAYAAKRYITVVPEIEMPGHSVCVLAAYPELACKPGNYEVATYWGVFDDIVCPTEQTINFFQDVLTEVIGLFPSTYIHIGGDEAPKTVWKQSQYVQDLMKKEGIDDVEKVQGWFNRRIEDFLKKHNRKLIGWDEILEGGISESATIMSWRGEKGGIEAANHGNDVVMSPSSQAMYFDHAQGKVEYEPKNIGRREGNATLYRVYSYNPIPAEIDAEKRKHIIGVQANIWTEYIKTPEATNYVTYPRIFALSETLWKPADSKSWNGFTGRMAKHFSKLDALKLTYRIPEPFGLEQMSKTGTEFTVSLSTPFEGATIRYTTDGSMPNASSAAYAAPVTVKAPNNQKVTFRAVTFLKDGRTSAPAEATFNEPAPEKK; encoded by the coding sequence ATGAAAAAAATGCTACTTGCAATGGCCCTCATAGGAACAGTACTGCAAGGCTCGGCGCAGGCTAGTTCGGAGTCGAATATCGACCCAAAAATTCAGGCACTAGGACTTATCCCGCTGCCAACAAGCGTAAATGTAAAAGAAGGTAAACTTGCCTTATCGCATAAAGTAACCATCGCAGCCTCATCGAAGGATGAAAAGAACGTAAGCTCATTCATCACCAGCTTTCTTAAGGGAAAAGGCGTTGCGGCTACCAACACCTCAAAAAAAGGAACCATCACCCTTAAAATAAACAAGACTGCCGATAGCCGATTCGGAAACGAAGGCTACGCGCTAACGGTAACCGGAGCTGGCGTAACCATCACCGCAAACGCAGGTGCAGGTCTTTTCTACGGAGCGCAAACCTTTATGCAGCTATTTCCTGTAGGACAATCGGCCACCATTCCTCAGCTCGAAATCGTGGATAATCCAACATTCAAGTGGAGAGGTATGATGCTTGACGTAGCACGCCACATGATGCCCGTTGAGTTCATCAAGCAGTACATCGACATGCTTGCCCAGTATAAGATAAACACCTTCCACTGGCATCTTACCGACGACCAAGGATGGCGCATCGAAATAAAGAAGTACCCTAAGCTAACCCAAATATCATCAAAAAGAAAAGGAACGCTTGTGGGCTGGTATGGCGACTACCCCAGCATGAACGACTTCAAGTTTGATGGCAAAGAGTATGGCGGTTACTACACCCAAGAGCAGGTAAAGGAAATTGTTGCCTATGCCGCCAAACGCTACATCACCGTTGTTCCCGAAATTGAAATGCCAGGACACTCGGTTTGCGTACTTGCCGCCTACCCAGAACTCGCCTGCAAGCCGGGCAACTACGAGGTGGCAACCTACTGGGGTGTATTCGACGATATTGTTTGCCCAACAGAGCAAACCATAAACTTCTTCCAGGATGTGCTTACCGAAGTAATTGGCCTATTCCCCAGCACCTACATCCATATTGGTGGCGACGAAGCCCCAAAAACGGTTTGGAAGCAAAGTCAGTATGTGCAGGATCTTATGAAAAAAGAAGGAATTGACGATGTTGAAAAGGTACAAGGTTGGTTCAACCGCCGTATCGAAGATTTCCTAAAGAAGCACAACCGAAAGCTTATTGGTTGGGACGAAATTCTTGAAGGAGGGATCTCTGAAAGCGCAACTATTATGTCGTGGAGAGGCGAGAAAGGAGGCATCGAGGCTGCTAACCACGGTAACGATGTGGTTATGTCGCCATCTAGCCAAGCCATGTACTTCGACCATGCACAAGGCAAAGTTGAATATGAACCTAAGAATATTGGACGCCGCGAAGGAAATGCAACGCTTTACAGGGTGTACAGCTACAACCCAATACCTGCCGAGATTGATGCAGAAAAGCGCAAGCACATCATCGGCGTTCAGGCAAACATCTGGACCGAGTACATCAAAACACCCGAAGCAACCAACTACGTAACCTATCCACGCATATTTGCCCTTTCTGAAACACTTTGGAAACCCGCTGATAGCAAAAGTTGGAATGGATTTACCGGCAGAATGGCAAAACACTTTAGCAAGCTAGACGCACTAAAGCTCACCTACCGCATTCCAGAACCTTTTGGGCTTGAACAAATGAGCAAAACGGGTACCGAATTTACCGTTTCCCTTTCTACTCCATTCGAAGGGGCAACCATTCGCTACACAACCGATGGCAGCATGCCCAACGCCAGCTCGGCAGCCTACGCTGCTCCTGTTACCGTAAAGGCTCCTAATAACCAAAAGGTAACCTTCCGCGCAGTAACCTTCCTAAAGGATGGAAGAACCAGCGCCCCTGCAGAGGCTACCTTCAACGAGCCCGCTCCCGAAAAGAAGTAG